One genomic window of Gammaproteobacteria bacterium includes the following:
- a CDS encoding DUF6750 family protein, translating to MKLISSKTKKILGTALAALGIFVVSQAALADAQSLGTLATTATSSFSGLGKLLFAISYVCGFGLAVIAIFLFKKHRDNPQQTALGVPVGMLVIGVGLIFLPTLLGSAGMTLFGADRQASDFSGSGYEINLSDSGS from the coding sequence ATGAAGTTAATATCATCAAAAACTAAAAAAATTCTAGGAACAGCCTTAGCTGCCCTGGGCATTTTTGTAGTCAGTCAGGCAGCTTTAGCTGATGCTCAGAGTCTTGGGACTCTTGCAACTACAGCCACTAGCAGTTTTAGCGGTCTAGGTAAATTGTTATTTGCTATCTCCTATGTCTGTGGTTTCGGTTTGGCAGTGATTGCGATATTCTTATTTAAGAAACATAGGGATAATCCGCAACAGACCGCATTGGGTGTACCTGTTGGTATGCTGGTAATTGGCGTTGGTTTAATATTCTTACCGACCCTATTAGGTTCTGCGGGTATGACATTGTTTGGAGCAGACAGACAAGCGTCTGACTTTAGCGGCTCTGGTTATGAGATCAATCTCAGCGACTCGGGTAGTTAA
- the icmJ gene encoding type IVB secretion system protein IcmJDotN translates to MTLNPLTLHVIPGAFRLFIARKADKAFEAFSTKVWERDDYTCQFCGFQARQFQEVINLDTQYQNNRLSNLSTACCFCTQCFFLEAVGKGDYGGGTLIYLPEISQSDLNGLCHVLFCAIANATDYRTDAQNIYRNLKLRSKYVEDKLGEGMSNPSLVGQALVNVLDPQKQEAMPEWLNSLRLLPARAKFSLQIETWAAAALEELSAES, encoded by the coding sequence ATGACTTTGAATCCGCTGACATTACATGTTATTCCTGGCGCTTTTCGACTGTTTATTGCCAGAAAGGCCGACAAAGCTTTTGAAGCATTTAGCACAAAAGTGTGGGAAAGAGATGACTACACCTGTCAATTTTGTGGGTTTCAGGCGCGGCAATTCCAAGAAGTCATTAACCTTGATACCCAATATCAAAACAATCGGCTGTCTAATTTATCGACGGCTTGTTGCTTTTGTACACAATGTTTCTTTTTAGAGGCAGTCGGTAAAGGTGACTACGGTGGTGGTACTTTGATTTACTTGCCTGAAATCAGCCAGTCTGATTTAAACGGCCTGTGCCATGTCTTATTTTGCGCTATTGCTAATGCGACCGATTACCGCACTGATGCGCAGAATATTTACCGTAACCTGAAGTTACGCTCCAAATATGTGGAAGATAAACTGGGTGAGGGGATGAGTAATCCTTCCCTGGTAGGTCAGGCATTGGTGAATGTCCTTGATCCACAAAAACAAGAAGCCATGCCAGAATGGCTAAATTCCCTAAGATTATTACCGGCGCGCGCTAAATTCAGCTTACAGATTGAAACCTGGGCTGCCGCTGCGCTGGAAGAATTATCAGCAGAAAGCTAA
- a CDS encoding type IV secretion protein IcmD, with protein sequence MKLNISKIKKVLLGLGVLGFFAVSQAALADAKALGDLALTATSSFSGLGKLLFAISYVCGFGLAVIAIFLFKKHRDNPQQTALGVPVGMLVIGVGLIFLPTLLGSAGMTLFGADRQASDFTGSGYEINLSDTSS encoded by the coding sequence ATGAAATTAAATATATCGAAAATTAAGAAAGTACTTCTGGGTTTAGGTGTGCTCGGATTTTTTGCAGTCAGTCAGGCAGCACTTGCTGATGCTAAAGCGCTTGGCGACCTTGCATTGACGGCAACTAGCAGTTTTAGTGGCTTAGGTAAATTGTTATTTGCTATTTCCTATGTTTGTGGTTTCGGATTAGCAGTTATCGCAATTTTCTTGTTTAAGAAACATAGAGATAATCCGCAGCAGACCGCATTGGGTGTACCTGTTGGTATGCTGGTGATTGGTGTTGGTTTGATATTCTTACCGACCCTGTTAGGTTCTGCGGGTATGACGTTGTTTGGAGCAGACAGACAAGCTTCTGACTTTACTGGTTCTGGTTATGAGATCAATCTCAGCGATACTTCCAGTTAA